The proteins below come from a single Chryseobacterium nepalense genomic window:
- a CDS encoding DNA gyrase/topoisomerase IV subunit A — protein sequence MTEEHPHEGESLKKVSGLYKDWFLDYASYVILDRAIPSVYDGFKPVQRRIMHSMRELEDGRYNKVANIVGNTMKYHPHGDASITDAMVGIGQRELLIDTQGNWGNIYTGDSAAAARYIEARLTPFALEVVFNPKTTEWAKSYDGRNNEPIDLPVKFPLLLAQGVEGIGVGLSTKILPHNFNELISASVAYLKGKKFELFPDFLTAGYLDVSEYNDGHRGGKVRARAKISPLDKHTLIITELPYSKTTSDLIDSILKANEKGKIKIKKIEDNTSDKVEILIHLHNDVSPDKTIDALYAFTDCQVTISPNACVIVGDKPMFMNVSDILKMNTDHTVSLLKKELEIELHELQESWHFSSLERIFIENRIYHDIEEVKTWEDVLKTIDKGLKPHTGHLLRAVTEEDILRLTEIRIKRISRFDLDKFKENIAALEGKIEMVKHHLDNLVQYAIDYYLNIQKKYGKDRQRKTELRIFDTIDATKVAVANEKFYANFEEGFIGTSLKKDQYLFDCSDIDDIITFRKDGSMKVVKVEAKTFIGKDILHVAIWKKNDKRTVYNMIYREGREGPYYMKRFSVTGVTRNTDYPLASDKKGSEVLYFSANPNGEAETVSVLLKPNPRIRKNKMDVDFSELAIKGRDSKGNLVTKYSVKKVDLKEEGVSTLAPRKIWFDDTVRRLNADGRGTLLGSFKGDNKILTINTNGEAKLVSFDLGNRFDDQYLVLEKWKPNQPVTCIYFDGEKDIYFIKRFLFENTPNVQTFMPSEHPKSFIENVIVANGATAEIIFAKDKGKEREPETVNIDEFIAVKGIKAIGNQFTKFKVKTINITVPEPEEEEPEVYEDPEPTAGMDEDGMIGDLFQSEDNSDN from the coding sequence ATGACAGAAGAACACCCGCACGAAGGTGAAAGCCTAAAGAAAGTTTCCGGGCTTTATAAAGACTGGTTCCTGGATTATGCTTCTTATGTAATTTTAGACCGGGCCATTCCGTCGGTTTATGATGGTTTTAAACCTGTTCAGCGAAGAATCATGCATTCGATGCGTGAGCTGGAAGACGGACGTTACAATAAAGTAGCCAATATTGTTGGAAATACCATGAAGTACCATCCCCATGGTGATGCTTCCATTACGGATGCCATGGTGGGAATTGGGCAGAGAGAACTGCTGATAGACACCCAGGGGAATTGGGGGAATATTTATACCGGTGACTCTGCGGCTGCAGCAAGATATATTGAAGCACGGCTTACTCCTTTTGCGCTGGAAGTGGTTTTTAATCCGAAAACTACAGAATGGGCAAAATCATATGACGGCAGAAACAACGAGCCGATTGATCTTCCTGTAAAATTCCCGTTGCTGCTGGCACAGGGTGTGGAAGGAATCGGGGTGGGGCTCTCCACTAAAATTCTTCCCCATAATTTTAATGAATTAATCAGTGCTTCCGTTGCTTATCTTAAAGGGAAAAAATTTGAACTGTTCCCGGATTTTTTAACGGCTGGTTATCTGGATGTTTCTGAATATAATGACGGACATAGAGGCGGAAAAGTACGAGCCAGGGCTAAAATATCACCGCTGGATAAACATACGCTGATCATCACAGAACTTCCGTATTCAAAGACGACAAGTGATCTTATTGATTCCATTCTCAAAGCCAATGAAAAAGGAAAGATTAAGATTAAAAAAATTGAGGACAATACCTCGGACAAAGTAGAAATTCTGATTCATCTTCATAATGATGTTTCTCCGGATAAAACCATTGATGCTTTGTATGCATTTACAGATTGTCAGGTTACGATTTCACCGAATGCATGTGTGATTGTTGGAGATAAACCAATGTTCATGAATGTTTCCGATATTTTAAAAATGAATACCGATCATACGGTTTCATTGCTTAAAAAAGAACTGGAAATCGAACTTCATGAGTTGCAGGAAAGCTGGCATTTTTCTTCCCTCGAAAGAATTTTCATTGAAAACAGGATCTATCACGACATTGAAGAAGTGAAAACCTGGGAAGATGTGCTGAAAACCATCGATAAAGGATTAAAACCTCATACCGGGCATCTTTTAAGAGCAGTCACAGAAGAAGATATTTTAAGATTAACGGAAATCAGAATCAAAAGAATCTCAAGATTCGATTTAGATAAATTTAAAGAAAATATTGCGGCACTTGAAGGTAAAATCGAAATGGTAAAACACCATCTGGATAACCTTGTTCAGTATGCTATTGATTATTACCTCAATATTCAGAAAAAATACGGAAAAGACCGCCAGAGAAAGACAGAGCTCAGGATTTTTGATACCATTGATGCCACTAAAGTGGCAGTGGCTAATGAAAAATTCTATGCCAACTTTGAGGAAGGCTTTATCGGAACTTCGCTCAAAAAAGATCAGTATTTGTTTGACTGTTCAGATATAGATGATATCATCACTTTCAGAAAGGACGGAAGCATGAAAGTCGTAAAAGTGGAAGCAAAGACTTTTATCGGGAAAGATATTCTGCACGTTGCCATCTGGAAGAAAAATGATAAAAGAACGGTGTATAATATGATCTACCGAGAAGGCAGGGAAGGTCCGTATTACATGAAGCGCTTCTCTGTGACGGGAGTTACCCGAAATACGGATTATCCTTTGGCTTCAGACAAAAAAGGTTCGGAAGTACTGTATTTCTCAGCCAATCCAAACGGAGAAGCAGAAACGGTGTCTGTTCTTTTAAAACCGAATCCAAGAATCAGGAAGAATAAAATGGATGTTGATTTTTCCGAACTCGCCATCAAAGGCCGGGATTCCAAAGGAAACCTGGTAACCAAATATTCGGTGAAAAAGGTAGATCTTAAAGAAGAAGGCGTTTCCACACTTGCGCCGAGAAAAATCTGGTTTGATGATACTGTGCGAAGACTGAATGCCGACGGGCGCGGTACTTTGCTGGGAAGTTTTAAAGGCGATAATAAAATACTGACCATTAATACGAATGGCGAAGCAAAGCTTGTTTCGTTTGACCTCGGAAACCGTTTTGACGATCAATATCTTGTCCTGGAAAAGTGGAAACCGAACCAACCGGTGACGTGTATTTATTTCGATGGTGAAAAAGATATTTATTTCATTAAGAGATTCTTATTTGAAAACACTCCGAATGTCCAGACCTTTATGCCTTCGGAACATCCGAAATCATTTATTGAAAACGTAATTGTTGCCAACGGCGCTACTGCCGAAATTATTTTCGCTAAAGATAAAGGCAAGGAGAGAGAGCCCGAAACCGTAAATATTGATGAGTTTATTGCGGTAAAAGGAATTAAAGCAATCGGAAACCAGTTTACGAAATTTAAAGTAAAGACCATTAACATAACTGTTCCGGAACC
- a CDS encoding DNA topoisomerase IV subunit B: MSQEINPIYSEDNIRTLDWQEHIRLRPGMYIGKLGDGSSADDGIYILLKEILDNSIDEFRMKSGKRIEIKVDDGKVTIRDFGRGIPLGKVVDAVSKMNTGGKYDSKAFKKSVGLNGVGTKAVNALSEYFRVRSFRDGRLKMAEFSKGMITENYDEKDTSDRNGTEISFIPDGDIFLNFKFRKEYIERMLRNYAYLNPGLKIFFNGETFYSENGLKDLLEEELENETLYPIVHLKDNDIEVAITHTDKSQTETYFSFVNGQNTTQGGTHLNAFREAYVKTIREFFNKNFDASDVRKSIVAAISINVEEPVFESQTKTKLGSNDIGPNGPTVRTFVIDFLKSKLDNFLHKNPEVAEAIQRKILISERERKELSGIQKLARERAKKVSLHNKKLRDCRQHYNDQKNERKGETQIFITEGDSASGSITKSRDVETQAVFSLKGKPLNCYGLTKKVVYENEEFNLLQAALNIEESLEDLRYNQVIIATDADVDGMHIRLLMITFFLQFFPDLIKNGHLYILQTPLFRVRNKKETRYCYSEAERVKALNELGKNPEITRFKGLGEISPDEFKHFIGKDIRLEPVVVGKDQTIDQLLEFYMGKNTPDRQVFILENLVVEDPEIDKKEV; encoded by the coding sequence ATGTCACAAGAAATAAATCCAATCTATTCCGAAGATAATATCAGAACCCTCGATTGGCAGGAACACATCCGTTTGCGCCCCGGAATGTACATCGGGAAGTTGGGAGACGGTTCTTCTGCCGATGATGGTATATACATTTTACTTAAAGAAATACTGGACAACTCCATTGATGAGTTCAGGATGAAATCCGGTAAAAGAATCGAAATAAAAGTAGATGACGGTAAGGTTACCATCCGTGATTTCGGAAGGGGTATTCCACTTGGAAAAGTAGTGGATGCTGTTTCTAAAATGAATACCGGGGGTAAGTACGACAGCAAGGCTTTCAAAAAATCCGTTGGTCTGAATGGAGTAGGTACAAAAGCGGTAAATGCACTTTCCGAATATTTCCGCGTCCGCTCATTCCGGGACGGGAGGTTAAAAATGGCTGAGTTTTCCAAAGGAATGATCACCGAAAATTACGATGAAAAAGATACCTCAGACCGAAACGGAACCGAGATCTCTTTTATTCCGGACGGCGATATTTTCCTGAATTTTAAATTCAGAAAAGAATACATCGAAAGAATGCTCCGGAACTACGCATACCTTAATCCCGGGCTTAAAATATTTTTCAACGGCGAAACTTTTTATTCCGAAAACGGACTTAAAGATTTGCTGGAAGAGGAGCTGGAAAATGAAACGCTTTATCCTATCGTTCATCTGAAAGATAATGATATCGAAGTGGCGATCACGCATACGGATAAATCCCAGACGGAAACGTATTTTTCTTTCGTGAACGGACAGAACACTACGCAGGGAGGGACGCATCTCAATGCTTTCCGTGAAGCTTATGTGAAAACAATCCGTGAATTCTTCAATAAAAATTTCGACGCTTCGGATGTCAGAAAATCAATTGTAGCGGCAATTTCCATCAATGTGGAAGAACCTGTTTTTGAATCTCAGACCAAAACAAAACTGGGTTCAAATGATATCGGACCAAACGGGCCTACGGTAAGAACTTTTGTAATTGATTTCCTGAAGAGTAAACTCGATAACTTTTTACATAAAAATCCTGAAGTAGCGGAGGCTATTCAAAGAAAAATTTTAATTTCCGAAAGAGAAAGAAAAGAACTTTCCGGAATTCAGAAGCTGGCCAGAGAAAGGGCTAAAAAAGTTTCTCTTCACAATAAAAAGCTTCGGGATTGCAGGCAGCATTACAATGATCAGAAGAATGAAAGAAAAGGGGAAACCCAGATCTTCATTACAGAAGGGGATTCTGCATCAGGATCCATCACAAAATCCAGGGATGTAGAAACACAGGCCGTATTTTCATTAAAAGGTAAGCCTTTAAATTGCTACGGATTAACGAAAAAAGTAGTGTATGAAAACGAGGAATTCAATCTGCTGCAGGCTGCCCTGAATATTGAAGAAAGCTTGGAAGACCTGAGGTACAATCAGGTGATTATCGCCACGGATGCCGATGTAGACGGGATGCACATTCGCCTGCTGATGATCACATTCTTTTTACAGTTCTTCCCGGATCTTATCAAAAACGGACACCTTTACATTCTTCAGACCCCATTATTCAGGGTAAGAAATAAAAAAGAAACAAGGTACTGTTATTCTGAAGCGGAAAGAGTTAAAGCGTTGAATGAATTAGGGAAAAACCCTGAAATAACACGATTTAAAGGTCTGGGTGAAATTTCCCCGGATGAATTCAAGCATTTTATCGGGAAAGACATCCGTTTGGAGCCCGTAGTGGTGGGAAAAGATCAGACGATTGATCAGCTGCTGGAATTTTATATGGGTAAAAATACACCGGACCGACAGGTTTTTATTTTGGAAAACCTCGTTGTAGAAGATCCTGAGATTGATAAAAAAGAAGTATGA
- a CDS encoding methionine aminotransferase, with amino-acid sequence MIQLPLSKLSNVGTTIFSQMTQLANENEAINLSQGFPDFMPDPELLNYVDHFIKKGFNQYAPMGGMIGLKEEIAKKIESAHQAVYHPDLEITVTAGGTQAIFTAIASFIKKDDEVIIFEPAYDCYEPTVELFGGIVKRFEMKAPDYEIDWDTVKNLVTEKTRMIIINNPNNPAGKILKEYDIQQLISIVKDTSILILSDEVYENIIFDGKPHLSICKYPELKERSLLVASFGKLFHVTGWKIGYCAAPENLMNEFRKVHQFNVFSVNTPMQLALAEYMKNPHHYKGLSAFFQEKRDFLRQGLSNTSFELLDCEGTYFQALQYNKISDKRDIDFARELTITHKVASVPFSSFYQNKRDENVIRLCFAKKQETLEKAIDNLCKI; translated from the coding sequence ATGATACAACTCCCACTGTCAAAGCTTTCCAACGTAGGAACAACCATATTCAGCCAGATGACACAGCTGGCCAATGAAAACGAGGCGATTAATCTATCACAGGGATTCCCGGATTTCATGCCGGATCCTGAGCTGTTAAACTATGTTGATCATTTCATCAAAAAAGGATTTAACCAGTATGCGCCGATGGGCGGAATGATCGGTCTAAAGGAAGAAATCGCCAAAAAAATCGAGAGTGCCCATCAGGCAGTTTATCATCCGGATCTGGAAATCACGGTTACCGCAGGAGGTACGCAGGCTATTTTTACGGCGATTGCAAGTTTTATAAAGAAAGATGATGAAGTAATCATTTTCGAACCGGCTTATGATTGCTATGAGCCTACTGTAGAGCTTTTTGGTGGCATTGTAAAACGTTTTGAAATGAAAGCCCCGGATTATGAAATCGACTGGGACACCGTAAAGAATCTGGTTACGGAAAAAACAAGAATGATCATCATCAACAATCCTAACAATCCTGCCGGAAAAATTTTAAAAGAATATGACATTCAGCAACTGATTTCAATTGTTAAAGACACCTCCATTCTTATATTAAGTGACGAAGTATATGAAAATATAATTTTTGACGGGAAACCTCATTTAAGCATCTGCAAATACCCGGAACTGAAAGAAAGAAGTCTGCTGGTGGCTTCTTTCGGAAAACTGTTTCATGTGACCGGCTGGAAAATAGGATATTGCGCCGCTCCGGAAAACCTTATGAATGAATTCAGAAAAGTGCACCAGTTCAATGTTTTCTCTGTTAATACACCGATGCAGCTTGCTTTGGCAGAATATATGAAGAATCCTCACCATTACAAGGGTTTGAGCGCCTTCTTTCAGGAAAAAAGAGATTTTTTAAGACAAGGATTATCGAATACTTCGTTTGAGCTGCTGGATTGTGAAGGAACGTATTTTCAGGCTTTACAATACAATAAGATCTCTGATAAAAGGGATATTGATTTTGCGCGGGAGCTTACCATTACTCATAAAGTAGCCAGCGTTCCGTTTTCATCTTTTTACCAAAATAAGCGGGACGAAAATGTGATCCGACTTTGCTTTGCCAAAAAACAGGAAACGTTGGAAAAAGCAATCGACAATTTGTGTAAAATATAA
- a CDS encoding SDR family NAD(P)-dependent oxidoreductase, whose protein sequence is MEARTKIALVTGGSRGLGRNSAVKIAQKGLDVIITYNSNKEEADKVVSEIQALGRKAIAYQLNTKDTGSFDAFVKTVGDHLEENTGSRNIDFLINNAGTALYAPISDVTEEQLDDVVDIHFKGVFFLTQKFLPYMNDNGGIINISSGLARFALPGSSVYGSIKAGVEMLTKYMAKELGPRKIKVNVVAPGAIETDFGGGRTRDDEHINAMVAANTALGRAGLPDDIGGVVAFLCTEDAGWINGQRIEASGGMFL, encoded by the coding sequence ATGGAAGCAAGAACAAAAATTGCATTAGTTACAGGCGGAAGCCGTGGTTTAGGAAGAAATTCAGCAGTTAAGATCGCTCAGAAAGGCCTCGATGTTATTATCACTTATAACAGCAACAAAGAAGAAGCGGACAAAGTAGTGAGTGAAATCCAGGCATTAGGAAGAAAGGCCATTGCTTATCAGCTCAACACGAAAGATACAGGCAGCTTTGATGCTTTTGTAAAAACGGTAGGAGATCATCTTGAGGAAAATACAGGCAGCAGAAATATCGATTTTCTGATCAATAATGCTGGAACAGCACTGTATGCACCGATTTCTGATGTTACCGAAGAGCAGCTGGATGATGTGGTTGATATTCACTTCAAAGGCGTATTTTTCCTGACCCAGAAATTTTTACCGTATATGAATGATAACGGAGGAATCATCAATATTTCTTCAGGCCTGGCAAGATTTGCATTACCGGGATCTTCTGTATACGGCTCAATCAAAGCGGGCGTTGAAATGTTGACAAAGTATATGGCTAAAGAGCTGGGTCCAAGAAAAATTAAAGTAAATGTTGTGGCACCGGGAGCGATAGAAACGGATTTCGGAGGAGGAAGAACAAGGGATGATGAGCATATTAATGCCATGGTTGCAGCCAATACAGCTTTAGGAAGAGCAGGATTACCGGACGATATCGGCGGAGTGGTGGCTTTCCTTTGTACTGAAGATGCAGGATGGATCAATGGCCAGAGAATTGAAGCGTCCGGCGGAATGTTTTTATAA
- a CDS encoding helix-turn-helix domain-containing protein — protein MEKTAHTSYASLDDFYREMTSKLGTDIESIFPKGLHKEIGHFNVFDIAQTIEKVKLTSEMPYNRRKYYKISLIRGRNRAEYADKIIQIKNNALLFATPKVPYHWIPEDNNQSGSFCVFTEDFFIKDKSYNTLEDLPIFQPGNIPLFEIDDELADEIEQLYRKMKKEIDSDYIFKYDLIRNYVLELIHYGQKLQPASKLSTSNDASLRVVSLFIELLERQFPIESSNQRLQLKTAKDYADRLAVHVNYLNKKLKESTGKTTTEIIAERIVQEAKIMLRQTRWNISEISYALGFEEIAHFSNFFKKKTSLAPMEFRS, from the coding sequence ATGGAAAAAACAGCACATACTTCCTATGCATCACTGGACGATTTTTACCGTGAAATGACTTCCAAGCTGGGAACGGATATCGAAAGTATATTTCCCAAAGGCCTGCATAAAGAAATCGGGCATTTCAATGTATTTGATATTGCGCAGACCATAGAAAAGGTGAAACTTACTTCCGAAATGCCCTACAACAGGAGAAAATATTATAAGATAAGCCTGATAAGAGGAAGAAACAGAGCGGAATACGCAGATAAAATCATTCAGATAAAAAACAATGCTTTATTGTTTGCAACTCCGAAAGTTCCTTACCACTGGATTCCCGAAGACAATAACCAGTCAGGAAGTTTTTGTGTATTTACCGAAGATTTCTTTATTAAAGATAAATCATACAACACCCTTGAAGACCTGCCGATCTTCCAGCCCGGAAATATTCCTTTATTTGAAATTGATGATGAATTGGCAGACGAAATCGAGCAGCTGTACCGGAAGATGAAAAAAGAAATAGACTCCGATTATATTTTTAAATATGATCTGATCCGGAATTACGTGCTGGAGCTTATTCATTACGGACAGAAACTGCAGCCTGCCTCAAAATTATCAACTTCCAATGATGCTTCTCTAAGGGTAGTTTCCCTCTTTATCGAATTGCTGGAAAGACAATTTCCTATCGAGTCCTCCAACCAGAGACTACAGCTGAAAACTGCAAAAGATTACGCCGACAGGTTAGCGGTTCATGTGAATTATTTAAACAAAAAATTAAAAGAAAGCACCGGAAAAACAACTACGGAAATCATTGCGGAAAGAATTGTGCAGGAAGCGAAAATTATGCTCAGGCAAACCCGCTGGAATATCTCCGAAATTTCTTATGCTCTGGGTTTTGAAGAGATTGCCCATTTTTCCAATTTCTTTAAAAAGAAAACTTCACTGGCACCTATGGAATTCCGTTCGTGA
- the ychF gene encoding redox-regulated ATPase YchF: protein MKCGIVGLPNVGKSTLFNCLSNAKAQSANYPFCTIEPNLGTVSVPDQRLFELEKIVKPERVLPAVVEIVDIAGLVKGASKGEGLGNQFLANIRECEAIIHVLRCFDNGNIVHVEGSVDPLRDKEIIDIELQLKDLETVGKAVEKAKKFIKSGKKEDILTYETLQSLQKFLEDGKNAREFPTDDFTKTIIGEVQLLTNKPVLYVCNVDENSIKNGNEWIGKIEEMAKNEGAEVVVLAAQIEADINELETYEEREIFLEELGLTEPGVNRLIRKAYDLLKLQTYFTAGVKEVRAWTIGQGWTAPQAAGVIHTDFEKGFIRAEVIKYDDYMQYGSEAKVKEAGKLSVEGKEYIVKDGDIMHFRFNV, encoded by the coding sequence ATGAAATGTGGAATCGTAGGCTTACCGAATGTAGGTAAATCAACTCTTTTTAACTGTCTGAGCAACGCAAAAGCCCAGTCGGCCAACTATCCTTTCTGTACCATAGAACCCAACCTGGGAACAGTTTCCGTACCGGACCAGAGATTGTTTGAGCTGGAAAAAATAGTAAAACCGGAAAGAGTTTTGCCGGCGGTTGTAGAAATCGTGGACATTGCAGGATTGGTGAAAGGAGCGAGCAAGGGAGAAGGACTGGGGAACCAGTTTTTGGCCAATATCCGCGAGTGTGAAGCCATTATACATGTATTAAGATGTTTTGATAACGGAAACATTGTACACGTAGAAGGTTCCGTAGATCCGTTAAGAGACAAAGAAATTATCGATATCGAGCTTCAGCTTAAAGACCTTGAAACCGTTGGAAAAGCGGTTGAAAAAGCTAAGAAATTCATTAAATCCGGAAAGAAAGAAGATATTCTGACGTATGAAACGCTTCAGAGCCTTCAGAAATTTTTGGAAGACGGTAAAAACGCCAGAGAATTTCCAACGGATGATTTTACTAAAACAATCATCGGGGAAGTTCAGCTGCTGACCAATAAACCGGTGCTTTACGTTTGTAACGTGGATGAAAACTCCATTAAAAACGGAAACGAATGGATCGGCAAAATTGAGGAAATGGCTAAAAACGAAGGCGCAGAAGTAGTTGTACTGGCAGCTCAGATTGAGGCAGACATCAACGAACTGGAAACCTACGAAGAAAGAGAGATTTTCCTTGAAGAATTGGGACTTACAGAACCGGGTGTTAACCGTCTTATCAGAAAAGCGTATGATCTGTTAAAACTTCAGACCTATTTTACGGCAGGAGTTAAGGAGGTAAGAGCCTGGACGATCGGGCAGGGATGGACGGCGCCTCAGGCGGCTGGAGTAATCCATACCGATTTTGAGAAAGGTTTTATCCGTGCAGAAGTTATTAAATATGATGATTATATGCAGTACGGTTCCGAAGCGAAAGTAAAAGAAGCTGGAAAACTTTCTGTTGAAGGTAAAGAATATATTGTGAAAGATGGCGACATCATGCACTTCAGATTCAACGTATAA
- a CDS encoding ferritin, with protein sequence MNTNRLSEAMEKALSDQMNKEIHASHVFLSYGIWADDKGYQGIANFLYRHAQEERNHSIKFMEYVLNRGGKPKVEAIPAPPADPESLTACFEGVFKHEVDNTTAIYRLVDMALEEKDWATWNFMQWFVQEQIEEETLAMNLMDKLKIAGGDRATDESLFTLDKTLENAPNDVPLAQEATGDNP encoded by the coding sequence ATGAATACCAACAGACTTTCCGAAGCGATGGAAAAAGCGCTTAGTGATCAGATGAATAAAGAGATCCATGCATCACATGTTTTTTTATCTTACGGAATTTGGGCAGACGATAAAGGATACCAGGGAATTGCCAATTTCCTTTACAGACACGCGCAGGAAGAAAGAAACCATTCCATCAAATTTATGGAGTACGTTCTGAACAGGGGAGGAAAACCGAAAGTGGAAGCTATACCTGCTCCACCAGCCGATCCTGAATCTCTTACCGCATGTTTTGAAGGCGTATTCAAACACGAAGTGGACAATACGACTGCGATTTACAGACTGGTAGATATGGCATTAGAGGAAAAAGACTGGGCGACATGGAACTTTATGCAGTGGTTCGTTCAGGAACAGATCGAAGAAGAAACCCTTGCGATGAACCTTATGGATAAACTGAAAATTGCAGGTGGCGACCGTGCTACTGACGAGTCTCTGTTTACTTTAGATAAAACGCTGGAAAATGCACCAAACGATGTTCCGCTTGCTCAGGAAGCGACGGGTGACAATCCATAA
- a CDS encoding SDR family oxidoreductase, translating to MNHSLKEMVALVTGGTKGIGKAIADRLSNSGIQVVITARKAPAENKEGQYFIQADLAEPESAKIIAAEILEKYGKIDIIVNNAGANLSPGGGFSTLSDEHWNNDWQTNFMSVVRINKALLPVMIEQKSGVIVNISTGAAKLPVWEMTMSYSSAKAALNAYSKALANEVAAHGIRVNVVSPGLVETPLMLEFIQNMAQSSSVTPEEAYQSVMEKLNVPMGRMAEPDEVASLVAYLVSPEAKYITGVNYSVDGGALPTI from the coding sequence ATGAATCATTCATTAAAAGAAATGGTTGCTCTGGTAACAGGAGGAACAAAAGGCATTGGCAAAGCGATCGCCGATCGTTTAAGCAATTCAGGTATTCAGGTGGTAATAACAGCCCGTAAAGCTCCTGCAGAAAATAAAGAAGGACAATATTTTATTCAGGCAGATCTTGCTGAGCCTGAAAGTGCGAAAATCATTGCTGCGGAGATTCTGGAAAAATACGGAAAAATAGATATTATCGTTAATAATGCGGGAGCCAATTTAAGTCCGGGCGGAGGTTTCAGTACACTTTCCGATGAGCACTGGAATAATGACTGGCAGACGAATTTTATGTCGGTGGTACGGATCAACAAAGCATTATTGCCGGTAATGATCGAACAAAAAAGCGGAGTGATTGTAAACATTTCTACGGGAGCGGCGAAACTGCCGGTGTGGGAAATGACCATGTCATATTCTTCCGCAAAAGCAGCACTGAACGCTTACAGTAAAGCATTGGCCAATGAAGTGGCCGCCCATGGAATCCGTGTTAATGTAGTATCGCCCGGATTGGTAGAGACACCGCTCATGCTGGAATTCATTCAGAATATGGCGCAGTCATCTTCCGTTACGCCGGAAGAAGCTTATCAATCCGTTATGGAAAAGCTGAATGTTCCGATGGGAAGAATGGCTGAACCTGATGAAGTTGCAAGTCTTGTCGCTTATCTTGTTTCCCCTGAAGCGAAATACATCACAGGCGTCAATTATTCGGTTGATGGCGGTGCTTTACCTACGATCTGA
- a CDS encoding winged helix-turn-helix transcriptional regulator, which translates to MVKKNIEHAEEKCALQEILGVIGGKWSMSIIYALFTGKKRFSELERLIPNISTRMLVKELKNMEANGIVVREVFATVPPTVEYTLTTKGEKLEPIINELHKWGVEYVI; encoded by the coding sequence ATGGTTAAAAAAAATATAGAACATGCTGAAGAAAAATGTGCGCTTCAGGAAATTTTAGGGGTAATAGGCGGAAAATGGTCGATGTCCATCATTTATGCACTGTTCACCGGTAAAAAACGTTTCAGTGAACTGGAAAGGCTTATTCCCAATATCAGTACCCGAATGCTCGTGAAAGAACTGAAGAATATGGAAGCCAACGGAATTGTGGTGAGAGAGGTATTTGCAACAGTTCCTCCAACGGTTGAGTATACTTTAACGACAAAAGGCGAAAAATTAGAGCCTATCATCAATGAGCTGCATAAATGGGGCGTTGAATATGTGATCTGA